Proteins encoded in a region of the Marinococcus sp. PL1-022 genome:
- a CDS encoding dihydroxyacetone kinase subunit DhaK — translation MKKIINQPENIIDDMLEGFLYAFGSDFYKDETENVIYKKSQEDKVQIIIGGGSGHEPLFLGFVGQGLADGAVIGNVFTAPPPQAILEASKELDTGKGVLYVYGNYSGDFLNFDMGAELADLDDIQNRTVAVCDDVASAPRSNKHDRRGIAGDIFVIKIAGAASEKGYELNKVAELAEKANENVFSIGVALSPGTIPGANQKTFELPEDEIEFGMGIHGEPGVERTKMKNAEDLTNKMLEKLFSEADLEENEEVCVLVNGLGSTTLLELMIINKHIHKAFEEKNIKIYDSDVNSYCTTQEMAGASISVLKLDDELKDLYNQRASSPYYYKKERS, via the coding sequence ATGAAGAAGATTATTAACCAGCCAGAGAATATTATCGATGACATGCTGGAAGGTTTTTTATATGCATTTGGGAGCGATTTTTATAAAGATGAGACAGAAAATGTCATTTATAAAAAGAGTCAAGAGGATAAAGTTCAAATTATTATTGGTGGTGGAAGTGGACACGAGCCATTATTTTTAGGGTTCGTCGGTCAGGGTTTAGCTGATGGAGCCGTGATTGGGAATGTTTTTACAGCACCGCCCCCACAAGCAATTCTCGAGGCCTCTAAAGAATTAGATACCGGCAAAGGAGTTTTATATGTTTATGGAAACTATTCCGGTGATTTTTTAAACTTTGATATGGGTGCAGAGCTCGCTGATTTGGATGATATTCAAAATAGAACAGTAGCAGTGTGTGACGATGTTGCTTCTGCACCTCGTTCTAATAAGCATGACAGGCGTGGTATTGCCGGAGACATTTTCGTTATCAAAATAGCTGGGGCAGCTTCAGAAAAAGGCTATGAATTAAATAAAGTTGCAGAATTAGCAGAAAAAGCTAATGAAAATGTCTTTTCTATAGGAGTGGCTCTTTCTCCGGGAACTATTCCAGGTGCCAATCAAAAAACGTTTGAACTCCCAGAGGATGAAATTGAATTTGGTATGGGTATTCACGGGGAACCAGGTGTAGAACGGACGAAAATGAAAAACGCTGAAGACTTAACTAATAAAATGCTGGAAAAGCTTTTTTCAGAAGCAGATCTTGAGGAAAATGAAGAAGTATGTGTGCTGGTAAATGGTTTAGGGTCCACCACGTTATTAGAATTAATGATAATAAATAAACATATTCATAAAGCTTTTGAAGAAAAAAATATAAAAATATATGACTCTGATGTAAATAGCTATTGTACGACTCAAGAAATGGCTGGTGCTTCAATTAGCGTTTTAAAATTGGATGATGAGTTAAAGGATCTTTACAATCAACGAGCTAGTTCGCCTTACTATTACAAAAAAGAGCGTTCATAA